The Chitinimonas sp. BJYL2 genome has a segment encoding these proteins:
- a CDS encoding glycosyltransferase, with translation MNVLIACAGSAGDVHPFMAIGQALRQRGHHVTLFASPYFQDRILRAGLRFVPIGDLADYEAIVGNPDLWHPRRGFPLIWAAMQQQLEACYHALTAHLGPDTILIGSTLAWPARLVQETHRVPLATIHLSPANFLSAMAPPALPGLAWLASMPAWFRRVAMAAVSRLVLDRMIKPDFNALRARLGLPPASNVMGSWMHSPDCVIGAFPDWFAPVQADWPANTSCTHFTMLAAPPGAVLDPLLARFIQAGPAPIAFTPGSAMAHGRAFFERAIEASHALGRRAILITPWREQLPDPLPKHVRHVSYVPFDLLMPKVAAFVHHGGIGTLAQCLAAGVPQLLVPFAHDQFDNARRISRLGAGLTVSTRDSKAIWAERLMTLLESREIQHACADLAARMPREPVSEVLLARLEAMASPQAR, from the coding sequence ATGAATGTTCTGATTGCCTGTGCCGGCAGTGCCGGCGATGTTCACCCGTTCATGGCAATAGGCCAGGCACTGCGACAGCGTGGCCATCATGTCACCCTGTTTGCATCGCCCTATTTTCAGGACCGCATCCTGAGGGCTGGCTTACGCTTTGTACCCATTGGCGACTTGGCCGATTATGAAGCGATTGTCGGTAACCCAGACCTTTGGCACCCACGTCGCGGTTTTCCCCTGATCTGGGCGGCCATGCAGCAACAGCTCGAAGCCTGTTACCACGCCCTCACTGCACATCTGGGGCCTGACACCATCCTGATAGGCAGCACCCTGGCCTGGCCCGCGAGACTGGTACAGGAGACTCATCGCGTGCCGCTGGCGACGATCCATCTCTCCCCGGCCAACTTTCTCTCGGCGATGGCGCCGCCCGCATTGCCCGGACTGGCCTGGCTGGCGAGCATGCCAGCCTGGTTCCGCCGCGTCGCCATGGCGGCCGTGAGCCGGCTGGTACTCGACCGGATGATCAAGCCGGATTTCAATGCACTGCGCGCGCGCCTGGGCTTGCCGCCAGCAAGCAATGTGATGGGAAGCTGGATGCATTCGCCCGACTGCGTCATTGGCGCTTTCCCCGACTGGTTTGCGCCGGTGCAGGCCGACTGGCCGGCGAATACCTCCTGTACCCATTTCACCATGTTGGCGGCCCCGCCCGGTGCGGTACTGGACCCCTTGCTGGCAAGATTCATCCAGGCGGGCCCCGCACCCATTGCCTTCACTCCGGGTTCCGCCATGGCCCACGGCCGTGCATTCTTTGAACGGGCCATCGAGGCTAGCCATGCACTGGGGCGGCGAGCCATCCTGATCACGCCCTGGCGTGAGCAGCTGCCTGATCCTTTGCCCAAACATGTACGACATGTCAGCTACGTGCCGTTTGATCTGCTCATGCCCAAGGTGGCAGCCTTTGTCCACCACGGCGGGATCGGGACTCTGGCCCAATGTCTTGCGGCGGGTGTGCCACAGCTGCTTGTCCCGTTTGCTCATGATCAGTTTGACAATGCGCGACGAATCAGCCGGCTGGGTGCAGGCCTGACCGTATCGACCAGAGACAGTAAGGCAATCTGGGCCGAGCGGCTGATGACCTTGCTGGAGAGCCGGGAGATACAGCACGCGTGTGCCGATCTGGCTGCGCGCATGCCGCGAGAGCCTGTCAGCGAGGTCTTGCTGGCCAGACTAGAGGCGATGGCCTCGCCGCAGGCGCGCTAA
- the tsaB gene encoding tRNA (adenosine(37)-N6)-threonylcarbamoyltransferase complex dimerization subunit type 1 TsaB: MNLLALDTATDSLSLALRYKGELITREWQAQQRHAELALPEIMALLADAGASLKALDGIALSVGPGSFTGLRIGCGIAQGLAFGLDIPALGVNTLAAMAADRHEDAVLVALDARMGELYLAAFCRNAEGWDERVTTRVCRPDDLPDLPDLPDGRWLGVGSGFVVHAERLTQRYEAALSGVDAAQLPHARGVLALAEPQFLAGLAKPADQLELVYIRDKVALKTSERVAQGMKA, encoded by the coding sequence ATGAACCTGCTAGCTCTCGATACCGCGACCGACTCCCTCTCGCTTGCCTTGCGCTACAAGGGGGAGCTCATCACCCGTGAATGGCAGGCACAGCAGCGCCATGCCGAGCTGGCCCTGCCTGAAATCATGGCCCTGCTCGCCGATGCCGGTGCCAGCCTGAAGGCACTGGATGGCATTGCACTATCGGTCGGCCCCGGTTCGTTTACCGGCTTGCGGATAGGCTGCGGCATCGCACAAGGCCTCGCTTTCGGGCTCGATATCCCGGCGCTGGGTGTCAACACCCTCGCCGCCATGGCCGCAGACCGGCATGAAGATGCGGTGCTGGTGGCACTGGATGCCAGGATGGGCGAGTTATATCTGGCGGCATTCTGCCGTAATGCCGAGGGATGGGATGAACGCGTCACCACCCGCGTCTGCCGGCCCGATGATCTACCTGATCTACCTGATCTGCCTGATGGCCGCTGGCTCGGTGTCGGCAGCGGCTTTGTGGTCCATGCGGAGAGGCTGACACAGCGCTATGAAGCGGCACTTTCCGGTGTGGATGCAGCGCAACTGCCGCATGCCCGCGGGGTGCTCGCGCTGGCGGAGCCGCAGTTTCTAGCCGGCCTAGCCAAGCCTGCGGATCAACTGGAGCTGGTGTATATCCGGGACAAGGTAGCCCTCAAGACCAGCGAGCGCGTGGCACAGGGCATGAAAGCCTAG
- the rimI gene encoding ribosomal protein S18-alanine N-acetyltransferase, with protein sequence MNPLIEYRPLQAADLPAVAEIETTLQAFPWTAMQFASSLTAGHKAWVGTEQGMVIAYAVVDLVLDELSLLTIGVHPQWQRRGIARKLVELCMDYGAENGAAILLLEVRKSNQAAQALYRRLGFVQTGQRKGYYRAHEGREDAILMALTLDEGGR encoded by the coding sequence ATGAATCCGCTGATTGAATACCGCCCCTTGCAAGCGGCTGATCTGCCTGCCGTGGCGGAAATCGAGACCACCTTGCAAGCCTTTCCCTGGACCGCGATGCAGTTCGCCAGCTCGCTGACTGCCGGGCATAAGGCCTGGGTCGGAACCGAACAGGGCATGGTGATCGCTTATGCGGTGGTCGATCTGGTCCTGGATGAGCTGTCGCTACTCACGATCGGCGTCCATCCCCAGTGGCAACGTCGCGGCATTGCACGGAAGCTGGTCGAACTGTGCATGGACTACGGCGCCGAGAACGGCGCTGCCATACTGTTGCTGGAGGTGCGCAAAAGCAATCAGGCCGCGCAGGCGCTTTACCGGCGCCTTGGCTTTGTGCAGACCGGTCAGCGCAAAGGCTACTACCGTGCCCACGAAGGCCGCGAAGATGCGATCCTGATGGCCTTGACGCTGGACGAAGGTGGACGATGA
- a CDS encoding uracil-DNA glycosylase family protein, translating into MSTEHTPQILEELDLLPLWVRRELLAQADEAATAGASAPPAAITEIIASRPDPAPTIAPRSLSSAAAVIAPPGKPDAAVEEDTAKALDHRARATRIAQLDWATLQTEVSGCTACGLCKSRSKTVFGVGNPQADWLVVGEAPGAEEDRQGEPFVGQAGKLLDSMLTSIDRSRSENVYILNTLKCRPPQNRNPEPDELALCAPFLHRQIELIQPKLIFAVGRFAVQTILGREATISSLRGKLHDYRGIPVVVSYHPAYLLRNLPDKAKAWQDLVLATQTLGDKG; encoded by the coding sequence ATGAGTACCGAGCATACCCCGCAGATACTCGAAGAGCTGGATCTACTGCCCCTATGGGTACGCCGCGAGCTACTGGCACAAGCTGACGAAGCGGCGACCGCTGGCGCGTCAGCCCCCCCCGCCGCCATCACCGAGATCATCGCGTCCCGTCCTGACCCCGCGCCGACGATTGCCCCGCGTAGCCTCTCTTCCGCCGCGGCCGTCATTGCGCCGCCCGGCAAGCCCGATGCTGCAGTAGAAGAGGACACCGCCAAAGCATTAGACCACCGCGCTCGGGCAACCCGGATTGCGCAGTTGGACTGGGCGACGCTGCAAACCGAGGTAAGTGGCTGCACCGCCTGCGGGCTGTGCAAATCCCGCAGCAAGACTGTGTTCGGTGTTGGCAATCCGCAAGCCGACTGGCTGGTGGTTGGCGAAGCACCAGGAGCGGAAGAAGACCGCCAAGGCGAGCCCTTCGTGGGCCAGGCAGGCAAGTTGCTGGATAGCATGCTGACCAGCATCGATCGCAGCCGCAGCGAAAATGTCTACATCCTCAATACGCTCAAATGCCGCCCACCGCAGAACCGGAATCCTGAACCGGACGAGCTGGCACTTTGCGCGCCCTTCCTGCACCGCCAGATCGAATTAATCCAGCCCAAACTCATCTTCGCCGTTGGCCGCTTTGCCGTGCAGACCATCCTGGGGCGCGAAGCCACCATCTCCAGCCTGCGCGGCAAACTGCACGATTACCGCGGCATTCCGGTGGTGGTCAGTTATCACCCGGCGTATCTGCTGCGCAATCTGCCCGACAAAGCCAAGGCTTGGCAGGACTTGGTCCTGGCGACGCAAACACTGGGCGACAAGGGCTGA
- the hisC gene encoding histidinol-phosphate transaminase, with protein sequence MSLTHLAPEYIRAIAPYVPGKPTSELARELGLDEASIVKLASNENPLGISPKAKAAMLAAMDDLSRYPDGNGFELKAAIARRFGVAPNQLVLGNGSNDILELAARTFLTPADTVVYSQYSFAVYPLATQAVGARGIEVRAVEYGHDLDAMLAAIQPDTKLVFIANPNNPTGTLCRPGDVVEFLEKCPPQVLVVLDEAYTEFLPKEKRLDSIALLQRFPNLIISRTLSKAYGLAGARIGFAMASPEVADLMNRVRQPFNVNSLAQAAAVAALDDLDFLRETVRINAEGMAQITAAFVRLGVPFIPSYGNFITFHVGDGPALNRYMLEQGVIIRPLASYGMRDSLRVSIGLPEENARFIAVLEAALDG encoded by the coding sequence ATGTCGCTGACCCATCTCGCTCCTGAATACATCCGCGCGATTGCACCCTATGTGCCCGGCAAACCCACCTCGGAACTGGCACGTGAACTGGGTCTGGACGAGGCCAGCATCGTCAAGCTCGCTTCCAATGAGAACCCGCTGGGAATCAGCCCCAAAGCCAAGGCCGCGATGTTGGCTGCGATGGATGATTTGTCCCGCTACCCGGATGGCAATGGTTTTGAACTCAAAGCCGCCATCGCCCGTCGTTTTGGTGTGGCCCCCAACCAGCTGGTGCTCGGTAATGGTTCCAACGACATTCTGGAGCTGGCTGCCCGTACTTTCCTGACGCCGGCGGATACCGTGGTGTATTCGCAATACTCGTTTGCCGTGTACCCGCTGGCCACACAGGCCGTCGGTGCGAGGGGGATCGAGGTGCGCGCGGTGGAGTATGGCCATGATCTGGATGCCATGCTGGCGGCGATCCAGCCCGATACCAAGCTGGTGTTCATTGCCAACCCCAACAACCCCACCGGCACGCTATGCCGCCCCGGCGATGTGGTCGAGTTCCTCGAAAAATGTCCGCCGCAGGTGCTGGTTGTGCTGGATGAGGCGTATACCGAATTCCTGCCCAAGGAAAAGCGTCTGGATTCGATTGCGCTGTTGCAGCGCTTCCCCAATCTGATCATCAGCCGCACTTTGTCCAAGGCATACGGGCTGGCTGGCGCGCGCATCGGCTTTGCCATGGCTTCACCCGAGGTGGCCGATCTGATGAATCGTGTGCGCCAACCGTTCAATGTGAACAGCCTAGCGCAGGCGGCGGCGGTGGCGGCGCTGGATGATCTGGATTTCCTGCGCGAAACCGTGCGTATCAATGCTGAGGGCATGGCACAGATCACGGCGGCATTCGTACGCCTGGGTGTGCCCTTCATTCCCAGCTATGGCAACTTCATCACCTTCCATGTGGGTGATGGCCCGGCACTGAATCGCTACATGCTCGAACAAGGTGTCATCATCCGGCCGCTGGCGAGCTATGGTATGAGAGACAGCCTGCGCGTTTCGATCGGGCTGCCGGAAGAAAACGCACGATTCATCGCGGTACTCGAAGCAGCGCTCGACGGCTGA
- a CDS encoding nucleotidyltransferase family protein, producing MADRDSPTGAHATILRDQIAATPWLMAALRAARTLDLPHWCIAAGAVRNLVWERAHDRDTTQYSGADIDLLYFDDREDEAVLEMEVSAKLQELAPDYTWEPVNQAQVHLWYADVFGESIAPCASLADGMARWPETATAVGVWLDADDALQLIAPLGLDDLYSLTLRHNRHGVSRRQFEARLTNKAFMQRWPRLTVAAD from the coding sequence GTGGCAGACCGCGATAGTCCCACTGGCGCGCACGCGACGATACTGCGCGACCAGATCGCTGCAACCCCATGGTTGATGGCTGCCCTGCGTGCTGCACGGACACTGGATTTACCCCATTGGTGCATCGCTGCCGGCGCGGTACGCAATCTTGTGTGGGAGCGCGCTCATGATCGGGATACCACGCAATACAGTGGCGCCGATATTGACCTGCTGTACTTTGATGACCGTGAGGACGAGGCCGTGCTGGAGATGGAAGTCTCCGCCAAGCTGCAGGAACTCGCGCCTGATTACACCTGGGAACCCGTGAATCAGGCTCAGGTGCATCTGTGGTATGCCGATGTGTTTGGTGAGTCGATAGCCCCTTGCGCGAGTCTGGCCGATGGTATGGCGCGTTGGCCGGAAACCGCCACCGCGGTGGGTGTCTGGCTGGATGCGGACGATGCGCTGCAGCTCATCGCCCCGTTGGGGCTGGATGATCTTTACAGCCTGACCCTGCGGCACAACCGACATGGTGTCAGCCGCCGGCAGTTTGAAGCTCGTTTGACCAATAAAGCCTTTATGCAACGCTGGCCACGGCTGACCGTGGCGGCAGACTGA
- a CDS encoding nuclear transport factor 2 family protein, with the protein MSEWTSPEIVVQRQLDAYNARNVEAWLATYAPDAKQYEHPDKLLANGHAEMRARIQTRFAEPDLHAKLIKRSVMGNVVIDHEDVTRNLPEGIGRVELVCIYVVERGLIQSASFLFGPPFIMQARVS; encoded by the coding sequence ATGTCCGAGTGGACGTCTCCCGAAATCGTTGTGCAGCGTCAACTTGATGCCTACAACGCCCGCAATGTCGAAGCCTGGCTAGCCACCTACGCGCCCGATGCAAAACAGTACGAACATCCGGACAAGTTGTTGGCGAATGGCCATGCCGAAATGCGCGCACGCATTCAGACCCGCTTCGCCGAGCCAGACCTGCATGCCAAGCTGATCAAGCGCAGCGTGATGGGCAATGTAGTGATCGATCACGAAGACGTTACCCGCAATCTGCCGGAGGGCATAGGCAGGGTGGAGCTGGTGTGCATCTATGTGGTCGAGCGCGGACTGATTCAGAGCGCCTCCTTCTTGTTTGGTCCGCCATTCATCATGCAGGCCAGGGTGAGCTGA
- a CDS encoding TIGR00730 family Rossman fold protein yields the protein MQSVCVFCGSSYGKRDVYRETAQALGHELARQQLTLVWGGGHVGLMGTIADAVLDAGGETVGVIPSFMVEKELAHPDSTELIEVDSMHTRKALMAERADGFIAMPGGFGTADELFEILTWAQLHIHKKPVGLLNVAGFFDPLLAWIRHAEAEGFIRPGHLDLLIVADTPDTLLDAMRQHREPEGDWADKVNRAKP from the coding sequence ATGCAATCGGTGTGTGTGTTCTGTGGCTCGTCCTATGGCAAGCGCGATGTTTACCGTGAGACCGCCCAGGCGCTGGGCCATGAGCTGGCACGCCAGCAACTGACGCTGGTATGGGGCGGCGGCCATGTGGGCTTGATGGGTACGATTGCCGATGCCGTACTTGATGCTGGCGGCGAGACGGTGGGTGTGATTCCCTCATTCATGGTCGAGAAAGAGCTGGCGCATCCGGATAGCACGGAGCTGATCGAAGTCGACAGCATGCATACACGCAAGGCGCTGATGGCCGAACGTGCTGATGGCTTCATCGCCATGCCCGGTGGATTTGGCACAGCCGACGAACTGTTCGAAATCCTCACCTGGGCCCAGCTGCATATCCACAAGAAGCCGGTGGGTCTGCTCAATGTGGCGGGGTTCTTCGACCCGCTGCTGGCCTGGATACGCCATGCCGAGGCCGAGGGCTTTATCCGCCCAGGCCATCTGGATCTGCTGATCGTCGCCGACACGCCTGATACTTTGCTGGATGCCATGCGCCAGCACCGTGAGCCTGAGGGCGACTGGGCTGACAAGGTCAACCGCGCCAAACCCTGA
- a CDS encoding nuclear transport factor 2 family protein has product MNSAAELLTEFWQRMQSNDFAHAAALLADDYVLEWPQSGERIRGARNFARMNSEYPAHGRWQFTLNQLVCAGDEVVTDVSVTDGVQQGRAITFSTVRKGKICFQREFWPEPFAAPENRQHLVERF; this is encoded by the coding sequence ATGAACAGCGCGGCCGAGCTGCTGACCGAGTTCTGGCAGCGCATGCAAAGCAACGATTTTGCCCACGCGGCGGCGTTGCTTGCCGACGATTACGTGCTCGAATGGCCGCAATCGGGCGAGCGCATCCGCGGTGCAAGGAATTTTGCGCGCATGAACAGCGAGTATCCGGCGCACGGCCGCTGGCAGTTCACCCTCAATCAGCTGGTCTGCGCAGGGGATGAGGTGGTGACCGATGTCTCGGTGACCGATGGCGTCCAGCAGGGCAGGGCCATTACCTTCAGTACCGTGCGCAAGGGGAAAATCTGTTTCCAGCGCGAGTTCTGGCCCGAGCCCTTTGCCGCGCCGGAAAATCGCCAGCATCTGGTGGAGCGTTTCTGA
- the pheA gene encoding prephenate dehydratase — MSDELLKSHRDAIDALDTKILQLLNERAGHARSIGELKGGGLVYRPEREAQVLARIKAENPGPLPDESVAKLFREIMSACLSIERPLTIAYLGPEGTFSQSAAIKHFGHAAVTQACASIDEAFRTVEARAADYVVAPVENSTEGAVGRTLDLMVNTPLKVCGEVVLRIHHHLLRKEASFDGIRRVYSHAQSLAQCHEWLNKNLPAEVERVSVSSNAEAARLASLDPSCAAIAGDAAAERFGMIKLAANIEDEPNNTTRFLVLGYHDTTASGRDKTSLVMSAQNRAGAVHQLLSPLAEHGVSMTKFESRPSRTGLWEYVFFVDIEGHASEQRILTMLDALRDRAAFVKVLGSYPTAVL, encoded by the coding sequence ATGTCCGACGAGCTGCTCAAATCCCATCGCGACGCTATCGACGCGCTTGATACGAAAATCCTCCAACTACTGAACGAACGCGCCGGCCACGCGCGCTCGATCGGCGAGCTCAAAGGCGGCGGTCTCGTTTATCGCCCCGAGCGTGAGGCGCAGGTGCTGGCCCGCATCAAGGCGGAGAATCCCGGCCCCTTGCCAGATGAGTCCGTTGCGAAGCTGTTCCGCGAAATCATGTCGGCCTGCCTGAGCATCGAGCGGCCCCTGACCATTGCCTATCTGGGGCCCGAGGGCACCTTCAGCCAATCTGCCGCCATCAAGCATTTTGGCCATGCGGCGGTGACCCAAGCCTGTGCCAGCATCGACGAGGCTTTCCGCACGGTAGAAGCGCGTGCCGCCGATTATGTGGTGGCACCCGTCGAGAACTCCACCGAGGGCGCAGTGGGACGCACGCTGGACCTGATGGTCAACACCCCGCTCAAGGTGTGTGGCGAAGTCGTCCTGCGCATCCATCATCATCTGCTGCGCAAAGAGGCCAGTTTCGACGGCATCCGCCGCGTCTATTCGCATGCGCAGAGCTTGGCGCAGTGCCACGAGTGGCTGAACAAGAATCTGCCTGCCGAGGTCGAGCGCGTATCGGTATCCAGCAATGCCGAGGCCGCGCGCCTGGCGAGCTTGGACCCAAGCTGCGCGGCGATTGCCGGCGATGCAGCGGCCGAGCGCTTCGGCATGATCAAGCTCGCGGCCAATATTGAAGACGAACCGAACAACACCACGCGCTTTCTGGTGCTCGGTTACCACGACACCACGGCCTCGGGCCGAGACAAGACGAGCCTCGTCATGTCGGCGCAGAACCGCGCCGGTGCCGTGCACCAGCTGCTGAGCCCACTGGCCGAACATGGTGTCTCGATGACCAAGTTCGAATCGCGTCCCTCGCGGACCGGGCTGTGGGAATACGTGTTCTTTGTGGATATCGAAGGCCACGCGAGCGAGCAGCGCATCCTGACCATGCTCGATGCCCTGCGGGATCGGGCGGCCTTTGTGAAAGTGCTGGGTTCCTACCCGACGGCCGTCCTCTGA
- a CDS encoding MFS transporter yields MFTPATRHILLCAGIIVSLSMGIRHGFGFFLPPMTAEFGWSREVFAFALGLQNLVWGAAQPFTGALADRYGAMRVLVVGAVLYALGLALMTVSSTGLLFSGSAGVLLGLALSGSTYSIVFGVIGRAVPENQRSQAMGIASAAGSFGQFLMVPIEQQLIGGVGWSQALLILAVMSLLIIPAARGLREPDVGNAGKSGQSVFAAAREAFAYPSFQMLMAGYFVCGFQVVFIGVHLPAYLSDKGLPASTAAIALALIGLFNVFGTYTAGQLGARLTKKYLLAGIYLSRALAITLFIALPLSSISVWVFAAAIGFLWLSTVPLTNGVIATIFGVRHLGMLSGFVFFSHQIGSFLGVWLGGWLYDHTGSYDIVWYISIVLGIAAALVNWPIRESAIARAAPVAA; encoded by the coding sequence ATGTTTACCCCCGCCACCCGCCATATCCTGCTGTGTGCCGGCATCATCGTCTCGCTGTCGATGGGCATACGCCACGGTTTCGGCTTCTTCCTGCCGCCGATGACCGCCGAATTCGGCTGGAGCCGCGAGGTGTTTGCCTTTGCGCTGGGCTTGCAGAATCTGGTCTGGGGGGCGGCACAGCCGTTTACCGGTGCGCTGGCGGATCGCTACGGAGCCATGCGTGTACTTGTGGTGGGCGCGGTCCTGTATGCGCTGGGTCTGGCGCTGATGACCGTGTCGAGCACCGGTCTGCTGTTCTCGGGCTCGGCCGGCGTGCTGCTGGGTCTGGCTTTGTCGGGCAGCACCTACAGCATCGTGTTTGGTGTGATTGGCCGGGCCGTGCCGGAAAATCAGCGCTCGCAGGCCATGGGCATTGCCTCGGCGGCGGGCAGCTTTGGCCAGTTCCTGATGGTGCCCATCGAGCAGCAGCTGATCGGCGGTGTGGGTTGGAGCCAGGCCTTGCTGATACTCGCGGTGATGTCGCTGCTGATCATCCCGGCTGCGCGCGGCCTGCGCGAACCCGATGTGGGCAATGCCGGCAAATCCGGCCAAAGCGTGTTCGCCGCGGCGCGCGAGGCCTTTGCCTACCCGAGTTTCCAGATGCTGATGGCAGGTTACTTTGTGTGTGGCTTCCAGGTCGTGTTCATTGGCGTGCACCTGCCGGCTTACCTGAGCGACAAGGGACTGCCGGCCAGCACGGCCGCCATCGCTTTGGCCTTGATCGGCCTCTTCAATGTATTTGGCACCTATACGGCCGGCCAGCTGGGTGCTCGGCTGACCAAGAAGTACCTGCTCGCGGGAATCTATCTCTCTCGTGCGCTGGCGATTACCCTCTTCATTGCCTTGCCGCTGTCGTCGATCAGCGTGTGGGTATTTGCCGCGGCCATCGGTTTTCTGTGGCTATCGACCGTGCCGCTGACCAATGGGGTGATCGCCACCATCTTTGGTGTGCGCCATCTGGGCATGTTGTCGGGCTTTGTTTTCTTCTCGCACCAGATCGGCAGCTTCCTCGGCGTCTGGCTGGGTGGCTGGCTTTACGACCACACGGGCAGCTATGACATCGTCTGGTATATCTCGATCGTACTGGGCATCGCTGCGGCCTTGGTGAACTGGCCGATACGCGAATCCGCGATTGCCCGCGCAGCCCCTGTGGCGGCCTGA
- a CDS encoding DUF4394 domain-containing protein — MNRLIPLLALGLLTACATVPTQTPRPETAWALTASGKLLRMNAGVPGKIEQSLTISGLANGEQLLGIDFRSTNEKLYGLASSGRLYTVDLGSGQATTVTAGNATLPAAGEWGVDFNPVVDRLRVVNHQGVNLRLHPDTGAQVDGDPAAEGVQQDARLAYADSDTAAGKVPSIAGAAYTYSKVSKTGTTNFAIDTAAAALVTQGTREGVQPAVGPNTGKLFTVGKLGMQPEGPLGFDISWKDNAAFASFRTAGQAAAGLYLIDLNTGAATLLGNIGSQETVIGLAIAPSW, encoded by the coding sequence ATGAACCGACTCATTCCCTTGCTTGCACTCGGCCTGCTGACCGCCTGCGCCACGGTACCCACCCAGACACCTCGCCCTGAAACCGCTTGGGCGTTGACTGCGAGCGGCAAGCTCTTGCGCATGAATGCCGGCGTGCCGGGCAAGATCGAGCAATCGTTGACCATAAGCGGCCTCGCTAACGGCGAGCAGTTGCTGGGTATCGACTTCCGCTCCACGAACGAGAAGCTTTACGGGCTGGCCAGCAGCGGACGGCTCTACACCGTGGATTTGGGTAGCGGTCAAGCCACGACCGTGACGGCGGGCAATGCAACCCTGCCGGCAGCGGGTGAGTGGGGCGTGGACTTCAATCCGGTGGTAGACCGCCTGCGTGTCGTCAATCATCAGGGGGTAAACTTGCGCCTGCACCCGGATACGGGAGCACAAGTTGATGGCGATCCTGCCGCCGAGGGCGTGCAGCAGGATGCACGGTTGGCCTATGCCGATAGCGATACTGCCGCTGGCAAGGTGCCGTCGATTGCCGGTGCCGCATACACCTACAGCAAGGTCAGCAAGACGGGCACCACCAACTTTGCCATCGATACTGCCGCTGCTGCGCTGGTGACGCAGGGAACACGCGAGGGCGTGCAGCCCGCTGTCGGCCCCAATACCGGCAAGCTGTTTACCGTGGGCAAGCTCGGTATGCAACCCGAGGGGCCGCTGGGTTTCGACATCAGCTGGAAGGACAACGCCGCGTTTGCTAGCTTCCGGACGGCGGGGCAGGCCGCGGCTGGCTTGTATCTGATCGATCTCAATACCGGCGCGGCAACGCTGCTGGGCAATATCGGCAGCCAGGAGACCGTGATCGGCCTGGCCATTGCACCGAGCTGGTAA